The following proteins come from a genomic window of Shinella zoogloeoides:
- a CDS encoding carbohydrate ABC transporter permease: protein MMKLSSMPESPSAPPVQRNWWVYVVLILVCVVNFLPYLRVVMTGFMDGATSSSATPIWFFTPSLEAFDYLIFEKGIMKNFFNSVVVSLASTFFSVTIGMFCAYALARYDFPGRDDVSFWVLTNRMMPPVAVLIPIFVTFQTAGLLDTLLGLIILYTAMQLPFVVWMLTGYFRDIPRRYEESAMVDGDTWFAAFRKVTLPIMAPSITATAIFVMILSWNEFAFATFLTSNQAKTMPPAIMAYSIGADIKWNVLGAAVVLITAPLILFVLLLQRQLISGLSQGVVRK, encoded by the coding sequence ATGATGAAGCTCAGTTCCATGCCGGAATCGCCCAGTGCACCGCCGGTGCAGCGCAACTGGTGGGTTTATGTCGTTCTCATCCTCGTCTGCGTCGTCAATTTCCTGCCCTATTTGCGGGTCGTGATGACCGGCTTCATGGATGGCGCGACTTCCTCGTCCGCCACGCCTATCTGGTTCTTCACGCCGTCTCTGGAAGCCTTCGATTACCTGATCTTCGAGAAGGGGATCATGAAGAACTTCTTCAACAGTGTCGTGGTGTCGCTCGCTTCCACCTTCTTCTCCGTGACGATCGGCATGTTCTGCGCCTATGCGCTGGCACGCTATGATTTTCCGGGACGAGACGACGTTTCCTTCTGGGTGCTCACCAACCGCATGATGCCGCCGGTCGCCGTGCTCATCCCGATCTTCGTGACATTCCAGACTGCCGGCTTGCTCGACACTCTGCTGGGGTTGATCATTCTCTACACCGCCATGCAGCTTCCCTTCGTCGTATGGATGCTGACCGGTTATTTCCGCGATATTCCGCGCCGCTACGAGGAATCCGCCATGGTGGATGGCGACACCTGGTTTGCGGCCTTCCGCAAGGTCACGTTGCCGATCATGGCACCGTCGATCACGGCAACCGCGATCTTCGTGATGATCCTCTCATGGAACGAGTTCGCTTTTGCCACCTTCCTGACCAGCAACCAGGCGAAGACCATGCCGCCGGCCATCATGGCCTATTCCATCGGTGCCGATATCAAGTGGAACGTACTGGGCGCTGCCGTGGTCCTCATCACCGCGCCGCTCATCCTGTTCGTCCTGTTGCTGCAGCGTCAGTTGATCAGCGGTCTATCGCAGGGGGTCGTGCGCAAATGA